Proteins encoded within one genomic window of Cucumis sativus cultivar 9930 chromosome 3, Cucumber_9930_V3, whole genome shotgun sequence:
- the LOC101206540 gene encoding isoprenylcysteine alpha-carbonyl methylesterase ICME isoform X1 produces MAAPADRLRPVVKFSGQGIRFDDDDSTQTRPLLSRMLTYPIGIFHHQLRRRLGVGKPQVPRRQQSFSRDFGHAAAETFLITRLSFTLLRSLGVGYRWVVRLTALAVYAILLMPGFLQVMYDYYFSSQVRRDIIYGTQPRNSLDLYLPTNTDKKKPVVIFVSGGAWIIGNKAWGALLGLQLAERDVIVASIDYRNFPQGTISDMVKDVSQGISFVCKNIADYGGDLDRIFLMGQSAGAHISVCALLDQAIKEARKGESVDWSVSQIKAYFGLSGGYNLWKLVDHFDSRGLYRSVFLSIMEGEESLSQFSPEIRIQDPSVSDVVSSLPPFVLFHGTGDYSIPFDASETFVETLRKVGAQADLFLYEGKTHTDLFLQDPFRGGNYELFDQIVAILHAGDEEALAKDSMAPPKPRLVPEVLIRLARMVSPF; encoded by the exons ATGGCGGCTCCGGCTGACCGGCTCCGCCCTGTCGTCAAGTTCTCCGGCCAAGGGATTCGCTTTGACGACGATGATTCCACCCAGACTCGCCCTCTGCTTTCCAGGATGCTCACTTATCCGATTGGGATTTTCCACCACCAGTTGCGCCGCCGTCTCGGCGTCGGAAAGCCCCAAGTGCCACGGCGCCAGCAGTCTTTTAGTCGAGATTTTGGCCATGCAGCTGCCGAAACCTTTCTCATTACTCGCCTCAGCTTCACTCTCCTTCGATCTCTTGG GGTAGGGTACCGGTGGGTCGTACGATTAACTGCACTTGCAGTGTATGCCATCCTTCTTATGCCCGGTTTTCTTcaag TTATGTATGACTATTACTTCTCAAGTCAGGTTCGGAGAGATATTATTTATGGAACTCAACCGAGAAATAG CTTGGATTTGTATCTACCTACAAATACTGATAAAAAGAAACCAGTTGTGATATTCGTTAGCGGTGGAGCTTGGATTATTGG GAATAAAGCATGGGGAGCACTTTTAGGACTGCAGTTGGCAGAGAGAGACGTCATTGTAGCCTCAATTGACTATAG GAACTTTCCTCAGGGCACAATCAGTGACATGGTGAAAGATGTTTCTCAAGGGATTTCATTTGTATGCAAGAATATAGCAGACTATGGAGGAGATCTGGACAG AATCTTTCTGATGGGACAATCAGCTGGTGCACATATTTCCGTTTGTGCCCTCTTGGATCAAGCAATCAAAGAAGCTAGAAAAGGAGAGAGTGTAGATTGGAGTGTCTCCCAAATAAAAGCTTATTTTGGTTTATCTGGAGG GTATAACTTGTGGAAACTAGTCGATCACTTTGATAGTAGGGGTCTATATCGTTCTGTCTTTTTGAG CATAATGGAAGGTGAAGAATCTTTGTCCCAGTTTTCCCCAGAAATAAGAATCCAAGATCCTAGTGTTAGTGATGTTGTTTCCAGTTTACCtccttttgttcttttccaTGGCACGGGTGATTATTCAATCCCATTTGATGCCAG TGAAACTTTCGTGGAGACACTTCGAAAAGTAGGGGCACAAGCTGACTTATTTCTCTATGAGGGAAAAACTCACACAGATTTGTTCCTTCAA GATCCGTTTCGTGGAGGCAATTATGAACTTTTTGATCAAATAGTTGCCATATTACATGCTGGAGACGAGGAAGCTCTTGCAAAGGATTCTATGGCGCCACCAAAACCACGCCTTGTTCCAGAGGTATTGATAAGATTGGCACGAATGGTTAGCCCTTTCTGA
- the LOC101206540 gene encoding isoprenylcysteine alpha-carbonyl methylesterase ICME isoform X3, with the protein MQLPKPFSLLASASLSFDLLGYRWVVRLTALAVYAILLMPGFLQVMYDYYFSSQVRRDIIYGTQPRNSLDLYLPTNTDKKKPVVIFVSGGAWIIGNKAWGALLGLQLAERDVIVASIDYRNFPQGTISDMVKDVSQGISFVCKNIADYGGDLDRIFLMGQSAGAHISVCALLDQAIKEARKGESVDWSVSQIKAYFGLSGGYNLWKLVDHFDSRGLYRSVFLSIMEGEESLSQFSPEIRIQDPSVSDVVSSLPPFVLFHGTGDYSIPFDASETFVETLRKVGAQADLFLYEGKTHTDLFLQDPFRGGNYELFDQIVAILHAGDEEALAKDSMAPPKPRLVPEVLIRLARMVSPF; encoded by the exons ATGCAGCTGCCGAAACCTTTCTCATTACTCGCCTCAGCTTCACTCTCCTTCGATCTCTTGG GGTACCGGTGGGTCGTACGATTAACTGCACTTGCAGTGTATGCCATCCTTCTTATGCCCGGTTTTCTTcaag TTATGTATGACTATTACTTCTCAAGTCAGGTTCGGAGAGATATTATTTATGGAACTCAACCGAGAAATAG CTTGGATTTGTATCTACCTACAAATACTGATAAAAAGAAACCAGTTGTGATATTCGTTAGCGGTGGAGCTTGGATTATTGG GAATAAAGCATGGGGAGCACTTTTAGGACTGCAGTTGGCAGAGAGAGACGTCATTGTAGCCTCAATTGACTATAG GAACTTTCCTCAGGGCACAATCAGTGACATGGTGAAAGATGTTTCTCAAGGGATTTCATTTGTATGCAAGAATATAGCAGACTATGGAGGAGATCTGGACAG AATCTTTCTGATGGGACAATCAGCTGGTGCACATATTTCCGTTTGTGCCCTCTTGGATCAAGCAATCAAAGAAGCTAGAAAAGGAGAGAGTGTAGATTGGAGTGTCTCCCAAATAAAAGCTTATTTTGGTTTATCTGGAGG GTATAACTTGTGGAAACTAGTCGATCACTTTGATAGTAGGGGTCTATATCGTTCTGTCTTTTTGAG CATAATGGAAGGTGAAGAATCTTTGTCCCAGTTTTCCCCAGAAATAAGAATCCAAGATCCTAGTGTTAGTGATGTTGTTTCCAGTTTACCtccttttgttcttttccaTGGCACGGGTGATTATTCAATCCCATTTGATGCCAG TGAAACTTTCGTGGAGACACTTCGAAAAGTAGGGGCACAAGCTGACTTATTTCTCTATGAGGGAAAAACTCACACAGATTTGTTCCTTCAA GATCCGTTTCGTGGAGGCAATTATGAACTTTTTGATCAAATAGTTGCCATATTACATGCTGGAGACGAGGAAGCTCTTGCAAAGGATTCTATGGCGCCACCAAAACCACGCCTTGTTCCAGAGGTATTGATAAGATTGGCACGAATGGTTAGCCCTTTCTGA
- the LOC101206540 gene encoding isoprenylcysteine alpha-carbonyl methylesterase ICME isoform X2: MAAPADRLRPVVKFSGQGIRFDDDDSTQTRPLLSRMLTYPIGIFHHQLRRRLGVGKPQVPRRQQSFSRDFGHAAAETFLITRLSFTLLRSLGVGYRWVVRLTALAVYAILLMPGFLQVMYDYYFSSQVRRDIIYGTQPRNSLDLYLPTNTDKKKPVVIFVSGGAWIIGNKAWGALLGLQLAERDVIVASIDYRNFPQGTISDMVKDVSQGISFVCKNIADYGGDLDRIFLMGQSAGAHISVCALLDQAIKEARKGESVDWSVSQIKAYFGLSGGYNLWKLVDHFDSRGLYRSVFLSIMEGEESLSQFSPEIRIQDPSVSDVVSSLPPFVLFHGTGDYSIPFDARC; encoded by the exons ATGGCGGCTCCGGCTGACCGGCTCCGCCCTGTCGTCAAGTTCTCCGGCCAAGGGATTCGCTTTGACGACGATGATTCCACCCAGACTCGCCCTCTGCTTTCCAGGATGCTCACTTATCCGATTGGGATTTTCCACCACCAGTTGCGCCGCCGTCTCGGCGTCGGAAAGCCCCAAGTGCCACGGCGCCAGCAGTCTTTTAGTCGAGATTTTGGCCATGCAGCTGCCGAAACCTTTCTCATTACTCGCCTCAGCTTCACTCTCCTTCGATCTCTTGG GGTAGGGTACCGGTGGGTCGTACGATTAACTGCACTTGCAGTGTATGCCATCCTTCTTATGCCCGGTTTTCTTcaag TTATGTATGACTATTACTTCTCAAGTCAGGTTCGGAGAGATATTATTTATGGAACTCAACCGAGAAATAG CTTGGATTTGTATCTACCTACAAATACTGATAAAAAGAAACCAGTTGTGATATTCGTTAGCGGTGGAGCTTGGATTATTGG GAATAAAGCATGGGGAGCACTTTTAGGACTGCAGTTGGCAGAGAGAGACGTCATTGTAGCCTCAATTGACTATAG GAACTTTCCTCAGGGCACAATCAGTGACATGGTGAAAGATGTTTCTCAAGGGATTTCATTTGTATGCAAGAATATAGCAGACTATGGAGGAGATCTGGACAG AATCTTTCTGATGGGACAATCAGCTGGTGCACATATTTCCGTTTGTGCCCTCTTGGATCAAGCAATCAAAGAAGCTAGAAAAGGAGAGAGTGTAGATTGGAGTGTCTCCCAAATAAAAGCTTATTTTGGTTTATCTGGAGG GTATAACTTGTGGAAACTAGTCGATCACTTTGATAGTAGGGGTCTATATCGTTCTGTCTTTTTGAG CATAATGGAAGGTGAAGAATCTTTGTCCCAGTTTTCCCCAGAAATAAGAATCCAAGATCCTAGTGTTAGTGATGTTGTTTCCAGTTTACCtccttttgttcttttccaTGGCACGGGTGATTATTCAATCCCATTTGATGCCAG ATGCTAA